The genomic segment GCTGCCCGCCCGCCAGATGCCGTAGCGGTGGGACTGGACCAGGAGCCACACCGCGGGCACCACGTAGAGCAGGAAGCCCGGCAGCCCCTGTTCGGCCAGGAGCGTGAGATAGAAGTTGTGCGAGGCGTGGTCCTTGTCGGGCACGTAGAGGCGGTCGATCGGGCGCTGGAACTGGTGGTCGAAGTCGTCGAAGCGCCCGTAACCCCACCCCGTCATCGGTTTGGCCTCGAACATGCCCAGCGACGCCATCACCACCGGCAGCCGGCTGAGTGCCGACTGCTCCGAGGCGCTCGAATAGAACCGGTCCGAGACGTCGGCGGCATCGACGACCAGCACGTCGGTCTGCAGCAGCCCGATCACGGCGACGACCGCCACCGTCATCGCGACCAGCGCCGCCCGCAGATGCAGCCGGGCGACGCCGGCGAGCATCACGATCGTCGCCAACCACGCCGCGCGCGACAGCGTCAGGAAGGCCATGGCGCAGGCCACCACGAGCACCACCGACGGGAGCACGCGCCGACCGAGCCAGCCGCCCGCCCGCCCGGCGAGATGGAGACACAGCACCGCGGCGAAGAGCAGCGAGATCGCATAGACGTTGGGATGGCGCAGGGACCCGGTCGTCCGGCTCCCGGCACGGTTGAGCCAGTGGCTCGGCAGCACCTCGGGCGCCACCCAGGAGAGGATCCCGATGGCGGCCTGGCTGAGCACCAGGACGACCAGGACCAGGTACCAGGAGCGCAGGTCCTGGTCGCTTGGACGTGACAGGCGGATCACGACGTAGAGCAGCATCGGCACGACGATGCGGTCGTAGAGCAGGTAGATGTCGGCGAGCGGCTCCGGTGACGTGTAGAGCACGGAGACGACCGACGCGACGACGTAGCCGGCCATGCACAGCTCGGGCAGGCCGAGCCGTGGCAGCCGGTCCACGGCCTGCGCCAGGACGGCGCGCATCAGGATCGCCCCGACCGCCGCCAGCGGCAGGAAGCGGTGCACGAGCCAGAAGACACGGCGACCGCCCCCGCCGCCGTCGACGACCATGACCAGCGGTGCCACCAGCAGCCACACCACGATGGCCGAGAACGGCCGCTGGTACATCAGCAACCCGATCGGGACGATCAGGGCGGCCGCCGCGGCGAGCTGGTAGTTGCCGGCCGTGACCAGCGCCGCCACCGCCGCCGCCGACAGCAGGCCGCCACCGACGAGCGCGACCAGCCCCAGCCGCGTGGGGACGCCCAGGGGCGAGCCCCCCGGCGGCGAGGCTCCCGGCGGCGCGGTCTCCTCCACGGCGCTCATCGTGCGCCGGCCTCGGGCAGCAGCCGGTAGGCGGGCAGCTTCTGGCCGGTGCGCCCGACGTAGGCCGCACGGGCACGCCAGGCCAGCAGCGCGCCGGTGTTGACGGGCCGGTCGGCGACGGAGAAGCGCAGCCGGTCATGCGGCGTCAACCGCAACGGCTCGGGCAGATACCCCATCCGCGCCATCGGCGCCGCGGCGACGCGGTCGATGAACGCGATCTGGCGGGGGCTCAGCACCTCGCGATACCTGCCGATGGAGTCGGCCGAGATCACCCCGACCGTCCGCGGCCCGTACGAGCTGTTGCCGCCGTCGTCGCGGAAGCGGCTCGCGCCCGCCATGCCGAGCATGCCGTCGCGGTAGGGCTCGCCGATGAAGTCGCAGATCTCGCGCAGCGTCCGCTCGGGGGCCTGCACCAGCGTCTCGTACCGGACGATGCGGTACTGCGCCGGGTAGCGCCGCTGGTGTCGCTCGCCGAGCGCCACCGACGCGAGCCACGCCGCGGTCCCGGCACCGACGTCGCCGCGGCGGGACTTCCAGCGCACCAGCACCGAGGCGTAGCGGTCGCGCGGGTCGCGGATCATGTGCAGGATCCGGGCTCCGCGATAGGCGGCCATGATCGGATCGGCGAACCGCTCGGTGTCCAGCGACTTGTCGCCCCAGCGCGGCTTGCCCAGTCGATCGGCCACCTGCTGCTCGACGAGCCAGAACAGCCGGGCGTAGGTCGCCTCGCCGCGCAGGAAGTCGCTGCGCAGACGCTCGCCGTCGACGTCCAGCACCGCGATGCGGCGGTAGCGCAGCAGCATCGTCAGACAGCGCTCGAGGTTGGCCGGGTCGGCGAGATCGCCGTACTGCCCGTAGAAGTAGCGCCAGAGGTTGGTGCGCCGGGTCATCGCCAGGTTCGGGTGGGAGGCCAGCAGCGCGTACAGCAGGCTGGTGCCGCTGCGTTCCTGCCCGGCGACGAACACGGGGCCCGGCTGCATCTCACACCTCCTGCTGCGAGCGCGGGTAACCGAGGGTGTCCAGATACCGCGCCGCGAACAACGTGACGAGTCGTGCTTCTGCGGACCCGGTGGCGGGCCCCGCCTCCGGCTTTCGCAGCCCTCCGTCGGCGCCCACTGCCAGCATCGCGGGCGCGAACGGCGCGTCCAGGAAGGCGCAGACACGGCGCAGCGTCGTCTCCCGGTCGTCACGCAGCGCCTCGAACCGCACGACCAGGTAGCGGCCCTCGAAGCGGCGCACGTTGTCGATGGCCGCCTGCGCCGAGCGCAACCAGCGGGCCGTGGTCCGGCCCACCGCGCCGAGCCGACGTCGGCCACGACCGGCCACGACGCGGCAGTGGGACACCGGGTCCCGCACGAGGTGGACGATGCGGGCGTCGGGCAGCTGCTCGAACAGGCGCGGGGCCGCCACGTCGGCCATGCCGAACTGCTCGCCCCAGCGGCGCCTGCCGTTCGACCGCGCGTGCTGGTCGTGGACGGCGCGAAGCACCGTCGCGTACGACGCGCCGTCGGTGGCGACGGCGCGCCGAAGACCCGCCGGGTCGGGGCGCAGGCGCGCGACGGCGTCGTCGGCCAGCAGGGCGGCCAGGAGCCGCTCGAGGTTCCCCGGATCGGTGAGGTCACCGAACCGGCCGTCGAAGCGTTCCCACAGCCGGGTGCCCCGCACCATCACGAAGTCGGGATGCGCGGACAGCATCAGCCGCAACGGGGTCTTGCCGGTGTCGGCGAGGCCGGCCAGGAACACGGGTCCACTCACGGCGCCGCCACCCGGTCCGCCGGGGCACCGCCGGTCACCGCCGCGGGCAACGGTTCGTCGACGAGCATCCGGTTGCCCGGCCGCCGTGGCACGACCCGCGGGAAGCGCTGCTGGAGCTCCTCGACCAACCGCCAGGCCGCCAGTCGTGCCAGCTGGTCGGGTTGGTCGACCAGCGCGAACCGCAGCCGCTCCGCCGGCGTCCATCCGAGGGCGTCGGCCTCGTAGCCGTACGCCTGCATGAGGGCACCGGCATGACGCTGGATGAAGGCGAGCTCGGCCTCCGGAACCCGACCGCGGTACCGGCCCAGCTGCGTGGTGGAGAACAGGCTCGCCTGCGGGTCACCGCCACCGGCGACCATCTTGGCCACCAACGTCGGCGCCTCGCCCATCTCCAGCATGGCCGGCAGGTAACGCAGGCCGAGGAAGTCGCACACCTCGCGGACCGTCGCCTCCGGTTCCCGCACCAGGTCCTCGAAGCGCACGACGAGGTAGCGGCCCGGGTGGTCGGCCACGTGGCGGCGCGCCAGGCTGGTCGAGTAGCGCCAGCGTGCGACCGCGCCTCCGGCCCGTCCGCGCCCGTCGGGCCAGCGCGACAGCGAGGCCTCGTAGCGGTCCCGCGGGTCCCGCAACAGGTGCACGATGCGCAGGTCCGGGTAGGCGGCGAACAGTTCGTGGGCGTAACGCTCGACGAGGCCGGTCTGGGCACCCCACCGCGGCTTGCCCCGTCGCTGTGCGTAGTGGATGAGGAACAGCGCGAACAGCCGGGCGTAGCTGGGCTCGCCGGCCCGGAACTCGCGCCGGATCCGATCGGGGTCCGGCTCGAGGTAGCGCACGTGCTTGTAGCGCAGCATCGCGGCCAGGCAACGCTCGAAGTTGGCAGGCCGGGCCAGGTCGCCGTAGCGCCGGTGGAAGTAGGTCCACATGTTGGATCCCACTCCCGGGATGGCGAGATCCGGGTGCGATGACAGGATCGCGCTCATGGTGGTCTTGCCCGAGCGGTCCAGTCCTGCGACGTAGACCGGGCCGGCCGACCGCCCGGCGGCGTCGCTCATCGTCCCGCCACGGTGGTGGGCAGCCGACGGGGCACGGCGCCGTTGGGGGTGCTGCCGTCATGGCCGGCGGGCTTCGGTTCGGTGATCTCACGCAGGAAGCCGTCGAGGTCGCTCGGCAGGGGCGGCGCGGCGCGGTCCGGTCGTCCGACGATCGTGCGGCACGGGATCGGACGCTCGCCGGCTGCGCCCGGCAGACGCAGGCTCGCCAGCCATGCCGACCCGGCCCGTTCGGGAGCGAGGACCACGAACCGGCCGCCTCCGACGTGCGCGACGACGTCGGTCTCCTCGAGTTGCCGCCGCAGCATCGCGGCGGTGCGCGCCAACTGCTTGTCGGCGACCAGCCACGCCAGCCAGGCACCCGGTCCGCGCCGACGGCGAGGGACGGCGTCCACGACCGCGACGCTCACGAGGCCACCGTGGCGGTGGATCCTGGCCAGCTCCTGTCGCAGGCGGATCAGCAGGTAGTCGCCGGTGTGCGCCCCCGTGAGCGGATCGACGATGTCCATGCGGCGCGCCCCGACCAGCGGGAAGGCGATGCCGCTCACGAGCAGCAGCCCCAGGCCCAGCAGTCCACCGAGGAACGCGCTCAGCATCACGGTCAGACGCACCCGCGGGCCGACCGGCGCGGTGGGCAGCGTCGGCGGATCGAGTTCGACCAGGCCGAAGGCATTCTGCAGGTCGTCGATGTAGGCCACCGTCTCCGCAGCCACGGCCTCACCGAACGCCTGCGCGAGTTCGGGATCCTGCGCCGTGGTCCGGATCTCCACGATGTTCGTGCCAGTGACGACCTGACCGGTCGCGTCGAGCCCCTTGGGCTTGCCGTTCCCGAGATCGAGTCGCTCGAGCGCCCGGTCGGTCACGACCCGGCTGCCCACGACGTTGGCGTACGTCGTGTTGATCTCGACGCCACGGAGCAGCGTGTCCATGGCACGGACGAGCTGTTCGGCGTTGCCCTCGACCGGGCGAACGACGAAGCTGCTGACCGACTCGTAGGTCTCGGGCAGCGCGCGGACCTGGTTGTAGGCCATCAGGACCGTCGGGACCAGGCCGACCAGCAGCAGCCACCACCGGTTGCGCAAGAGCCGCAACGTGTACTGGACGCTCAGGTTGGACCCACCCGTCGGCATGGCAGCCGGCGGGACCGTCCAGGACACCGTGGGCAGCGTGCCCCGGTCGGTCGAGCCGTTCGTGTTCGTCATCCGACGTTGACCACCTCGTTACGCGCCGGGGACGGTCCCCGGTCGGGTGTGACGTTCTCGACGGCCGGGGCGGCCGCCGTTCCGACCGGGACGCTCGCGCCGCCGTTGGCCAGGGAGCGCTGCGCCGCCTCGATCGTCTCCACGACGACCAGCCCGTTGCTCGCGTCGGTACGCGGACGTGCCCCGCGCGCGACGCAGTCGGCGAAGTGGAGGCACTCCAGCCGCAACGGCTCCTCGAACCGGATGTGCGGGATCACGACGTTGCCGTAGTGGTAGGCGAACTGGAACTCGCCGAAGGTGTCGGTCCTGCGGATCGAGTCGACCCGCTTGTCGTAGATACGCAGCTTCTCCAGCGGCTCGACGTCGTCGTAGACCGCCATCTTCTGACTGCCGATGACGGTCGTACGCCGCGTCTTGGACGGATCGAGCCAGCTCAGCCGGACGTGGTACAGGACGTTGCCGGGGAACGTCAGCGTGAGGTAGGCGACGTCCTCGACGGTCTCGTTGAGGCAGGCGGCCCCGCGTGCCGCCACCGCGACCGGTGCCGCACCGAGCAGGAACGACGCGATGGAGATGTCGTGCGGCGCCAGGTCCCAGATGACGTTGAGGCGCGGATGGAACAGCCCCAGCCCGGCACGTACGGCATCGATGTAGAGCACGTCCCCGAGCTCGCCGTGCACGACGAGGTCGCGCAGGGCGTGCACGGCGGGGTTGTAGAGGAACGTGTGGCCGACCATGAGGATGCGCTCGTTGCGCTCGGCGACGGCGATCAGCTCTCGTGCCTCGGCGCTGCGGGTGACCAGCGGCTTTTCCACGAGCACGTGCAGGCCGTGCTCGAGGCAGTCCCTGACGATGTCGTAGTGCGTCTCGGGCGGGGTGCTCACCACCACGGCGTCCAACCCGAGCCCGAACAGATCCCGGTAGTCGTTGGTCAGCGTCCCGATCTGCGGGTAGCGCTCCCGGACGTGGGCGAGTCGCCCGCCGTCGAGATCCGCGACGCCCAGAACACGCGTGTTCGGGATCTCGATGAAGTTGCGGATCAGGTTGGGGCCCCAGTAGCCACAGCCGATCGCGCCGATCCTGGTCCTGGACATCCTTGGTTCCTTCAGCCGGCGCCGCGCGCGGAGAAGGCTGCAGGCAGCGTCCGCGCGAGGATCCTGAGGTCGAGCCACAGCGAACGCCGGGCGATGTACTCGAGGTCGAGACGGACCATCTCCTCGAAGCTGGTCTCGCAGCGACCGTTCACCTGCCACCAGCCGGTCAGACCCGGTGCCGAGGCGAGCCGCTCGAAGTGCCACTCCTCGTACAGGTCCGCCTCGTAGGGCAACGGTGGCCGCGGGCCGACCAGGCTCATGTCCCCGCGCAGCACGTTGAGGATCTGCGGCAGTTCGTCGAGGCTGAACCGTCGTAGCAACCGGCCGAAGCGGGTCACGCGCGGGTCACCGACCAGCTTGTAGGAGTCGCCCTTGCCGCCGGACGGACGCAGGGCCGCCATGGCGGCCTCGTCACCGGCGAGGTAGGCCGCCATGTAGCGCCGATGCAGTTCCTCGTCGCAGGCGGTGTGCATCGTGCGGAACTTGACGATCGTGAAGGTGCGGACCTGCCAGGTCCACCCCCCGCCGGTGCGGACACGGCGGGCGCCGAGCCGCTCCTGACGGAAGAGTGCGGGTCCGGTGCTCTCCAACCGGACGCCCAGGGCGATGGCCAACAGCAGCGGCGCGAGCACCACCAGGAGCACGAGGCTCACCAGGACGTCGAACGACCGCTTCACGGCGAAGTAGGCGTCTGAGGTCACCGACCGACACGTGAGCGACCGCTCCGTGTGCGTCGGCACCGCAGGCATCACCTCCATGGTTCCCCCTTTCCGGCGGCACTCGGCACCAAGTGCCCCGGCGCTCTCCCCCCGAGGCCGGCCGATGTCCCGGGTAGAGAAAACCTGTCCCTACGGTTACGGCGTAGTGACACATGCCCCGACCTGAGATGGCCTCTCTCTCAACCTGTTGATCCGCCACGCCGCCCGCGATGGGACACCTGCCTCTGGGGCGCCAAGCCGCCATCTCGTTCGCTGCCCCGGGGCAGACATCCCGACGCTGCCTGTCGAGGTGGAGGTACGCGTTGGCCGCGAGTGCCGAACCGCACGTGCTCCACGCGGCGAAGGGCATCGGCTACCTCACCGCGGGCGGCGGCGTCGGGCAGGTGGTCCGGTTCGTCACCGCGATCCTGTTGGCGCGCGCACTCGGCGCCGACGGCCTGGGTCAGTACATGCTGGCCCTGACGGTGGCCGGGCTGTGCTCGTCGCTGGCGGCGCTCGGGCTGGACGACGCGATGGTGCGCTACCTCGCGATCCAGGCCCGTGAGGGCAACCGTTCCGCCGTCGCCGGCACGCTGCAGATCGGCGTCGGCATCTCCACGCTGGTCGGCACGATCACGGGCGTCGGGCTGTTCGTGGCGGCCGGGGCCGTCGCGGACCGGGTCTTCGACGCCCCCGAGCTGGTGCCGGTGCTGCGCGCATTCGGCGTCATCGTCCCGTTCATGACCCTGAGCAACGCCTTACTCGGTGTCGCACGCGGCAGCAAGCGCATGGACGTCGCGGCGCTGGCGGAAGAGGTCGTGCAGTCGTTG from the Egicoccus sp. AB-alg2 genome contains:
- a CDS encoding sugar transferase; the encoded protein is MTSDAYFAVKRSFDVLVSLVLLVVLAPLLLAIALGVRLESTGPALFRQERLGARRVRTGGGWTWQVRTFTIVKFRTMHTACDEELHRRYMAAYLAGDEAAMAALRPSGGKGDSYKLVGDPRVTRFGRLLRRFSLDELPQILNVLRGDMSLVGPRPPLPYEADLYEEWHFERLASAPGLTGWWQVNGRCETSFEEMVRLDLEYIARRSLWLDLRILARTLPAAFSARGAG
- a CDS encoding Gfo/Idh/MocA family protein, whose translation is MSRTRIGAIGCGYWGPNLIRNFIEIPNTRVLGVADLDGGRLAHVRERYPQIGTLTNDYRDLFGLGLDAVVVSTPPETHYDIVRDCLEHGLHVLVEKPLVTRSAEARELIAVAERNERILMVGHTFLYNPAVHALRDLVVHGELGDVLYIDAVRAGLGLFHPRLNVIWDLAPHDISIASFLLGAAPVAVAARGAACLNETVEDVAYLTLTFPGNVLYHVRLSWLDPSKTRRTTVIGSQKMAVYDDVEPLEKLRIYDKRVDSIRRTDTFGEFQFAYHYGNVVIPHIRFEEPLRLECLHFADCVARGARPRTDASNGLVVVETIEAAQRSLANGGASVPVGTAAAPAVENVTPDRGPSPARNEVVNVG
- a CDS encoding sulfotransferase; this translates as MSDAAGRSAGPVYVAGLDRSGKTTMSAILSSHPDLAIPGVGSNMWTYFHRRYGDLARPANFERCLAAMLRYKHVRYLEPDPDRIRREFRAGEPSYARLFALFLIHYAQRRGKPRWGAQTGLVERYAHELFAAYPDLRIVHLLRDPRDRYEASLSRWPDGRGRAGGAVARWRYSTSLARRHVADHPGRYLVVRFEDLVREPEATVREVCDFLGLRYLPAMLEMGEAPTLVAKMVAGGGDPQASLFSTTQLGRYRGRVPEAELAFIQRHAGALMQAYGYEADALGWTPAERLRFALVDQPDQLARLAAWRLVEELQQRFPRVVPRRPGNRMLVDEPLPAAVTGGAPADRVAAP
- a CDS encoding sulfotransferase, producing MQPGPVFVAGQERSGTSLLYALLASHPNLAMTRRTNLWRYFYGQYGDLADPANLERCLTMLLRYRRIAVLDVDGERLRSDFLRGEATYARLFWLVEQQVADRLGKPRWGDKSLDTERFADPIMAAYRGARILHMIRDPRDRYASVLVRWKSRRGDVGAGTAAWLASVALGERHQRRYPAQYRIVRYETLVQAPERTLREICDFIGEPYRDGMLGMAGASRFRDDGGNSSYGPRTVGVISADSIGRYREVLSPRQIAFIDRVAAAPMARMGYLPEPLRLTPHDRLRFSVADRPVNTGALLAWRARAAYVGRTGQKLPAYRLLPEAGAR
- a CDS encoding O-antigen ligase family protein, which encodes MSAVEETAPPGASPPGGSPLGVPTRLGLVALVGGGLLSAAAVAALVTAGNYQLAAAAALIVPIGLLMYQRPFSAIVVWLLVAPLVMVVDGGGGGRRVFWLVHRFLPLAAVGAILMRAVLAQAVDRLPRLGLPELCMAGYVVASVVSVLYTSPEPLADIYLLYDRIVVPMLLYVVIRLSRPSDQDLRSWYLVLVVLVLSQAAIGILSWVAPEVLPSHWLNRAGSRTTGSLRHPNVYAISLLFAAVLCLHLAGRAGGWLGRRVLPSVVLVVACAMAFLTLSRAAWLATIVMLAGVARLHLRAALVAMTVAVVAVIGLLQTDVLVVDAADVSDRFYSSASEQSALSRLPVVMASLGMFEAKPMTGWGYGRFDDFDHQFQRPIDRLYVPDKDHASHNFYLTLLAEQGLPGFLLYVVPAVWLLVQSHRYGIWRAGSPDWRLAVSLWLVIAGHVIISNFANMRVAFGLGVWWVSLALIATLVDRARLARAVARSPLPTLAPLLRAGPS
- a CDS encoding sulfotransferase, with translation MSGPVFLAGLADTGKTPLRLMLSAHPDFVMVRGTRLWERFDGRFGDLTDPGNLERLLAALLADDAVARLRPDPAGLRRAVATDGASYATVLRAVHDQHARSNGRRRWGEQFGMADVAAPRLFEQLPDARIVHLVRDPVSHCRVVAGRGRRRLGAVGRTTARWLRSAQAAIDNVRRFEGRYLVVRFEALRDDRETTLRRVCAFLDAPFAPAMLAVGADGGLRKPEAGPATGSAEARLVTLFAARYLDTLGYPRSQQEV